A stretch of Parvimonas micra DNA encodes these proteins:
- the yaaA gene encoding S4 domain-containing protein YaaA, with translation MEEIIIDTEFIKLDSLLKYAAVVQTGADAKFFISEGLVLVDGEVETRRGRKIYDGMTVKILSDEEVNLIVKKR, from the coding sequence ATGGAAGAAATTATTATTGATACCGAATTTATAAAATTGGATTCGTTGTTGAAATATGCAGCTGTTGTTCAAACTGGAGCTGATGCTAAATTCTTTATTTCTGAAGGATTAGTTTTAGTTGATGGAGAAGTTGAAACAAGACGTGGTAGAAAAATTTATGACGGAATGACTGTTAAGATATTGTCAGACGAAGAAGTAAATTTGATTGTTAAAAAGAGGTAG
- the recF gene encoding DNA replication/repair protein RecF (All proteins in this family for which functions are known are DNA-binding proteins that assist the filamentation of RecA onto DNA for the initiation of recombination or recombinational repair.) translates to MIVEKIHLTNFRNLKDISFEFKENINVFVGKNGIGKTNVLEAIYISLVASSFRQAKQEDFISFGENFTKVDTFVNEKGFENKISFLYTDDKKKVFKIDDIKLKSINELYDFSNVIGFFPDELKIITESPNFRRNFFDSFIMKMTKGYKQKLNLYRNVIFRRNLLLKGMNLSSFYKQEMNALTKKLALLCYEISMERKKLIDLINMEINSIHQQLSGETLSIEYESILSDYKKSENECLKEILENFSKSYKLDSENKTTNFGIHKENFKFILNGKDAKSFSSQGQKRNIIITVKMCQKNIFEEYKRVKPIILLDDLFSELDEDRRYEILEYLTDNQVFITTTDKSFVNNFKNINVIEMEKVRKEKYE, encoded by the coding sequence TTGATAGTTGAAAAAATACATTTGACCAACTTTAGAAATTTAAAAGATATTTCTTTTGAGTTTAAAGAGAATATAAATGTTTTTGTCGGAAAAAATGGAATCGGAAAGACGAATGTTTTGGAGGCGATTTATATTTCTCTTGTTGCGTCAAGTTTTAGGCAGGCAAAACAAGAAGATTTTATAAGTTTTGGAGAGAATTTTACGAAAGTTGATACTTTCGTAAATGAAAAGGGATTTGAAAATAAAATTTCTTTTTTATATACTGACGATAAGAAAAAAGTTTTTAAAATTGATGATATTAAACTTAAGAGTATAAATGAACTTTACGACTTTTCAAATGTTATTGGATTTTTCCCTGATGAACTTAAAATCATCACAGAAAGTCCAAATTTTAGAAGGAATTTTTTTGATAGCTTTATTATGAAGATGACAAAGGGCTATAAACAAAAATTAAATTTATATAGAAATGTTATTTTCAGAAGAAATTTACTCTTAAAGGGAATGAATTTATCCAGTTTTTATAAGCAGGAGATGAATGCTCTTACAAAAAAACTTGCTCTTTTGTGCTATGAAATAAGTATGGAGAGAAAAAAGCTGATTGATTTGATAAATATGGAAATAAATTCAATTCATCAACAATTATCAGGAGAAACTCTTTCTATAGAGTATGAGTCAATTTTATCAGATTATAAAAAATCAGAAAATGAATGTCTAAAGGAAATTTTAGAAAATTTTTCTAAGTCCTATAAATTGGATAGTGAAAACAAGACTACAAACTTTGGTATTCACAAGGAAAATTTTAAATTTATCTTAAATGGTAAAGATGCAAAGAGTTTTTCTTCACAAGGTCAAAAGAGAAATATTATAATTACAGTTAAGATGTGTCAAAAGAATATTTTTGAAGAGTATAAGAGAGTAAAGCCAATAATTTTACTCGACGATCTATTTAGTGAATTGGACGAAGATAGAAGATATGAAATTTTGGAATATTTAACGGATAAT